A DNA window from Impatiens glandulifera chromosome 7, dImpGla2.1, whole genome shotgun sequence contains the following coding sequences:
- the LOC124945074 gene encoding RHOMBOID-like protein 2, with protein MGTRDPENNGDRIKTRGNNYPPTFYSPSYFVDSNERQWTSWLVPMIVVANISMFIIIMFVNNCPRNNIADFEGVCVANFLGRLSFEPLRENPLFGPSSSTLDKLGALEWNKVVNGHQWWRLISCIWLHAGVIHLLANMLSLVFIGIRLEQQFGFLRVGAMYLLSGLGGSILSSLFIQKSISVGASGALFGLLGAMLSELLTNWTIYTNKACALLTLLTIIVVNLALGILPHVDNFAHIGGFLSGFLLGFVLLLRPQFAWRESQHLPAGARPKSKHTVFQWAFLFISLLLLIAGFTVGIVMLSRGENGNDRCSWCHYLSCVPTSKWKCNS; from the exons ATGGGGACTAGAGATCCGGAGAACAACGGAGATAGGATTAAGACTAGGGGAAACAACTATCCGCCGACATTCTATTCGCCCTCGTATTTTGTGGATTCGAATGAAAGACAATGGACATCTTGGCTCGTACCCATGATTGTTGTAGCAAATATTTCAATGTTTATCATCATTATGTTCGTCAACAATTGTCCTAGAAACAATATTGCTGATTTTGAAGGCGTGTGTGTCGCCAATTTCCTCGGTAGACTTTCCTTTGAGCCACTCAGAGAGAATCCTCTTTTTGGTCCTTCTTCATCAAC GTTGGACAAATTGGGAGCTTTAGAGTGGAACAAGGTGGTTAATGGGCATCAATGGTGGAGACTTATCTCTTGCATTTGGTTACATGCTGGTGTTATTCATCTGCTTGCAAACATGTTAAGCCTGGTTTTCATTGGAATTCGCCTAGAACAACAGTTTGGATTTC TTAGAGTTGGGGCGATGTACCTGTTATCGGGATTAGGTGGAAGCATTCTGTCTTCACTTTTCATCCAAAAGAGTATATCAGTTGGTGCCTCTGGTGCTTTGTTTGGACTTCTTGGAGCAATGTTATCAGAGCTTCTAACAAACTGGACTATTTATACAAATAAG GCCTGTGCTCTATTAACGCTATTGACAATCATAGTTGTGAACTTGGCACTTGGAATCCTTCCTCATGTTGATAACTTTGCTCACATTGGTGGATTCTTGAGCGGTTTTCTTCTTGGCTTTGTATTGTTGCTTCGTCCCCAGTTTGCTTGGAGGGAGAGCCAGCATCTTCCTGCTGGTGCTCGCCCTAAATCCAAGCATACTGTCTTTCAGTGGGCATTTCTGTTCATTTCCCTGCTCTTGCTCATTGCTGG attCACAGTTGGGATAGTGATGCTTTCGAGAGGAGAGAATGGGAATGATCGATGCAGCTGGTGCCATTACTTAAGCTGTGTGCCGACCTCAAAGTGGAAATGCAATAGCTGA
- the LOC124945330 gene encoding replication factor C subunit 2: MASSSSSTASHGYEIPWVEKYRPNKLEDIVGNEDAVSRLHAISHDGNMPNLLLAGPPGTGKTTSILALAHELLGPNYKESVMELNASDDRGIDVVRNKIKMFAQKKVTLPPGKHKIIILDEADSMTSAAQQALRRTMEIYSGTTRFALACNTSSKIIEPIQSRCALVRYSRLSEQEILSRLMVVVEAEKVPYVPEGLEAIIFTADGDMRQALNNLQATNSGFSFVNQENVFKVCDQPHPLHVKNMVRNVIEGKFDDACAGLKQLYDLGYSPTDIITTLFRVIKNYDTAEYIKLEFMKETGFAHMRICDGVGSYLQLCGLLAKLALARETAKAT; the protein is encoded by the exons ATggcttcatcttcctcttccaCAGCAAGCCATGGTTACGAGATTCCATGGGTAGAGAAGTATAGACCCAACAAATTGGAGGATATCGTCGGAAACGAAGATGCAGTCTCTCGTCTTCATGCAATTTCTCATGACGGGAACATGCCCAACCTCTTATTGGCT GGTCCTCCTGGAACTGGTAAGACTACTAGTATACTGGCTCTTGCACACGAGCTATTGGGACCTAATTATAAGGAGAGTGTTATGGAGCTGAATGCATCAGATGACAG ggGAATTGATGTTGTGagaaataagataaaaatgttTGCTCAAAAGAAAGTCACACTACCCCCTGGGAAGCACAAAATCATCATCTTAGATGAAGCTGACAG CATGACATCTGCAGCACAACAAGCCTTGAGGCGTACAATGGAGATATACTCAGGCACTACCCGATTTGCTCTAGCCTGCAATACATCTTCCAAGATAATTGAACCTATTCAGAGTAGATGTGCGCTTGTTCGGTATTCAAGATTATCTGAGCAAGAGATACTTAGTCGTCTAATGGTGGTGGTTGAAGCAGAAAAG GTCCCTTACGTTCCGGAAGGCCTTGAAGCAATCATATTCACCGCTGATGGTGATATGAGGCAAGCACTGAATAACTTGCAAGCTACAAACAGTGGATTTAGTTTTGTCAATCAAGAAAATGTTTTCAAG GTCTGTGACCAGCCTCATCCTTTGCATGTGAAGAACATGGTTAGGAATGTAATAGAGGGTAAATTCGATGATGCTTGTGCCGGTCTAAAACAGCTTTATGACTTGGGTTACTCCCCAACAGATATTATCACTACCCTTTTTCGAGTAATAAAAAACTATGACACCGCTGAGTATATCAAGTTGGAGTTCATGAAG GAGACAGGATTTGCACATATGAGGATTTGTGATGGAGTTGGTTCGTACCTACAGCTATGCGGCCTGCTTGCAAAACTTGCATTAGCCAGGGAAACCGCCAAGGCAACATAA
- the LOC124944631 gene encoding protein unc-13 homolog isoform X2 encodes MDVSLLHQYRRDRRRLLSFLLSSGIIKEIRTSTGIVTSISDADLDFLSTDYVLDCIKSGAVLDVSTAIEKFHEASAYPVMIHSKLGDSYFLLSDPSSAGSPPRRTPPPVMVSNTNHHVSRSASALHTSSPQAADVRIEVNNVKDVGPATPSLNSSKNISIRPIGLPPITAGLSDDGVQELAYEILLTSLTFSGIEVYKSDYKRKDKSSKFLRGSKSKRERDIQECPPDRHSKLLDTIRSQMQISEAFDLCIRRRLMQIASLRSCEGIDIPSVLLGLLNGIYVTYFPSEKSYMQWKNRQVQVLEELLSFANDKIKQREMRTLFARIYSMEWDSTMSPSERTEVLSAVERVVSALSSIPPRFGIPDESYYWSSGYHVNIRLYEKLLFGLFDILEEGQLIEEADDVLKLIKSTWSILGINQQLHYALFGWVLFQQFVGTNEPVLLDYALVQLQKFFSEDNIEKNEEEYMESLLCSIDTPTKLSLTQSICLSISTWCDNKLQDYHLNFSQNPDLFRMTLMLAFTVEHFCTDEHVENTLADSEAQGTKMDFKKLTNYVRRSIQAACQRAASTMDIDSELGRTYPLAQLANKLRLITERELNVFCPVLRQWDPTAGRDSAIILHQYFGERLKPFLEGITSLSEEVRSVLPAADMLNRNLTQLLSSTYNTNGVGYSQQLQHYQIGEVCKPLVLDWIIDQQAHILEWAGRAFELEDWEPLSHQQRQAASAVEVFRITEETVDQLFGLNLPMDKTHLQALLSVIFHTLDMYLVKVVNLLVEKHHLYPATPPLTRYEETILQVMKKKLVSNMHIEVEITDKLNRLTISKLCVILNTLQYMQRQIGALEDGIKNSWALVQPSEYKQFCTSEDSKLTDEESIRELFAATFDCIKDTASIAIKKFREFTGAKVVFWDLRDSFLFHLYSGSVEGAGMDSVLHYFDTVLNQVCGLIDESTRDPIVLSIFKASLVGFVWVLLDGGPSRAFSLSDITVMEDDLKILKDFFIADGEGLPRSLAEKEASFAHQVLNLFTLQTESLVQMLMTASKHIAVIKDREKHRNGYQGDAHTFIRVLCHKKDREASKFLKRQYELPASSEYEDPTSDKSQFATDLLKRSASVRWSGSGQGNLNSFKQKLQRATSEIRHTAW; translated from the exons ATGGACGTTTCTTTGCTGCACCAGTATCGTCGCGATCGTCGCCGTCTTCTGAGTTTCTTACTGTCTTCGGGTATAATCAAGGAAATCCGGACCTCAACCGGCATCGTTACCTCTATATCGGACGCCGATCTCGATTTCCTCAGCACGGACTATGTGCTTGATTGCATCAAATCCG gCGCTGTGCTCGATGTTTCGACCGCAATTGAGAAGTTCCATGAAGCATCTGCATACCCGGTGATG ATACATTCCAAGTTGGGGGATTCTTATTTCCTTTTATCCGATCCAAGTTCAGCTGGATCTCCTCCGCGGAGAACACCCCCTCCTGTGATGGTAAGCAATACTAATCATCATGTATCACGTTCAGCTAGTGCACTACATACTTCCTCTCCCCAAGCAGCCGATGTACGGATTGAGGTCAACAATGTCAAAGATGTAGGGCCTGCAACTCCGTCTTTGAATTCATCAAAAAACATAAGCATTCGCCCAATAGGATTACCACCAATAACTGCAG GATTGTCGGATGATGGCGTGCAAGAACTCGCATATGAGATATTGCTTACATCTCTAACATTTTCTGG GATTGAAGTTTACAAATCAGATTATAAGAGGAAGGATAAGAGTTCCAAGTTCCTCAGGGGATCTAAGAGTAAAAGGGAAAGGGATATTCAGGAATGTCCTCCAGACAGACATTCAAAACTTTTAGATACCATTCGTTCTCAAATGCAG ATCTCAGAAGCATTTGATTTATGTATTCGGCGGAGGCTGATGCAGATTGCTTCATTGAGAAGTTGTGAAGGGATCGACATCCCTTCTGTTCTCTTGGGACTTCTGAATGGAATTTATGTAACTTATTTTCCCAGTGAGAAGTCATATATGCAGTGGAAGAATAGACAA GTTCAAGTTCTAGAAGAGCTCTTGTCCTTCGCCAATGACAAAATCAAACAACGAGAAATGAGAACCTTATTTGCTAGAATATATTCAATG GAATGGGATTCCACAATGTCCCCGTCAGAACGTACAGAAGTCCTATCAGCCGTTGAACGAGTAGTTTCAGCACTTTCATCTATTCCTCCTAGATTTGGTATCCCAGATGAGAGCTATTATTGGAGTTCTGGATATCATGTGAACATTAGGCTTTACGAGAAGCTATTGTTTGGCTTATTTGATATTCTGGAAGAAGGACAGCTTATAGAG GAAGCTGATGATGTCTTAAAGCTTATAAAGTCAACTTGGTCCATCTTAGGCATTAATCAGCAATTGCATTATGCGTTATTTGGATGGGTCCTCTTCCAGCAG TTTGTTGGAACAAATGAACCAGTCCTACTAGATTATGCTCTAGTTCAACTGCAGAAGTTCTTTTCTGAAGACAACATTGAAAAAAACGAAGAAGAATATATGGAGAGTTTATTGTGCTCTATTGACACTCCAACAAAATTAAGTCTGACTCAGTCCATCTGTTTGTCAATCAGCACCTGGTGTGACAATAAACTGCAGGATTATCATCTAAATTTTAGTCAG AATCCTGACTTGTTCAGAATGACGCTGATGTTAGCATTTACAGTTGAACATTTTTGCACTGATGAACATGTTGAAAACACG CTAGCAGATTCTGAAGCTCAGGGAACAAAGATGGACTTTAAAAAGCTCACAAACTATGTCAGGAGATCCATCCAAGCAGCTTGTCAAAGG GCTGCATCTACTATGGACATAGATTCTGAGCTAGGAAGGACATATCCTTTGGCTCAACTTGCAAATAAACTAAGGTTGATCACAGAGAGGGAGCTTAATGTATTTTGTCCAGTGCTACGACAATGGGATCCCACAGCTGGGAGGGACTCCGCCATTATTTTGCATCAGTATTTTGGAGAAAGACTG AAACCATTTTTGGAGGGAATTACAAGCCTTTCTGAAGAGGTTAGATCAGTGCTTCCTGCTGCTGATATGTTGAATCGTAACCTTACTCAACTTCTTTCCTCTACATACAACACAAATGGAGTAGGGTACAGCCAACAACTCCAGCATTACCAG ATTGGAGAAGTTTGTAAGCCACTCGTACTTGATTGGATTATCGATCAGCAAGCACACATCTTAGAATGGGCTGGGAGAGCTTTTGAACTTGAG GACTGGGAGCCTTTATCACATCAGCAAAGACAAGCAGCTTCAGCAGTTGAAGTTTTTAGGATCACAGAGGAG ACAGTAGATCAATTGTTTGGGTTGAATCTGCCGATGGATAAAACACATCTACAAGCTCTGCTCTCTGTAATCTTCCACACCTTGGACATGTATCTTGTGAAAGTTGTTAACCTGCTAG TTGAGAAGCACCATCTTTACCCAGCCACTCCTCCATTGACACGCTATGAGGAGACAATTCTTCAAGTAATGAAGAAAAAGTTAGTGAGCAATATGCATATTGAAGTGGAAATCACTGATAAGTTGAATCGGCTAACAATTTCCAAGCTCTGTGTCATACTGAACACTCTTCAA TATATGCAAAGGCAAATTGGCGCACTAGAAGATGGTATTAAGAATTCCTGGGCACTTGTTCAACCATCTGAGTATAAACAATTCT GCACTTCAGAGGACTCAAAGCTTACAGATGAAGAGTCCATTAGAGAGTTATTTGCTGCCACATTTGACTGCATCAAGGATACAGCTAGCATTGCCATTAAAAAATTCCGCGAGTTCACTG GAGCCAAAGTTGTATTTTGGGATTTGAGAGACTCTTTCCTCTTTCATTTATACTCTGGCAGTGTAGAAGGTGCTGGCATGGATAGTGTTCTTCATTATTTTGATACT GTCCTCAATCAGGTTTGTGGTTTGATAGATGAAAGCACCAGAGACCCAATTGTTTTAAGCATTTTTAAAGCATCACTGGTAG GCTTTGTCTGGGTTTTGCTAGACGGGGGCCCTTCACGTGCATTTTCACTTTCAGATATCACTGTCATGGAAGATGACCTAAAGATACTAAAG GACTTTTTTATCGCTGATGGAGAAGGCCTTCCTCGTTCATTAGCTGAAAAGGAAGCAAGTTTTGCTCATCAAGTATTGAATCTGTTTACCCTTCAG ACTGAGTCTCTGGTGCAAATGTTGATGACTGCAAGCAAACACATTGCAGTGATTAAGGATCGTGAGAAGCATAGGAATGGTTACCAGGGAGATGCGCACACCTTTATTAGAGTTTTATGTCATAAGAAAGATAGGGAAGCATCCAAGTTCTTGAAAAGACAATACGAGCTTCCTGCTTCTTCAG AATATGAAGACCCCACTTCGGATAAGTCCCAGTTTGCTACGGATCTTCTGAAACGAAGTGCGTCAGTCCGATGGTCAGGAAGTGGGCAGGGCAACTTGAACTCATTTAAGCAGAAGTTGCAAAGGGCCACTTCAGAGATAAGGCATACTGCTTGGTGA
- the LOC124944631 gene encoding protein unc-13 homolog isoform X1 produces the protein MDVSLLHQYRRDRRRLLSFLLSSGIIKEIRTSTGIVTSISDADLDFLSTDYVLDCIKSGAVLDVSTAIEKFHEASAYPVMIHSKLGDSYFLLSDPSSAGSPPRRTPPPVMVSNTNHHVSRSASALHTSSPQAADVRIEVNNVKDVGPATPSLNSSKNISIRPIGLPPITAGLSDDGVQELAYEILLTSLTFSGIEVYKSDYKRKDKSSKFLRGSKSKRERDIQECPPDRHSKLLDTIRSQMQISEAFDLCIRRRLMQIASLRSCEGIDIPSVLLGLLNGIYVTYFPSEKSYMQWKNRQVQVLEELLSFANDKIKQREMRTLFARIYSMEWDSTMSPSERTEVLSAVERVVSALSSIPPRFGIPDESYYWSSGYHVNIRLYEKLLFGLFDILEEGQLIEEADDVLKLIKSTWSILGINQQLHYALFGWVLFQQFVGTNEPVLLDYALVQLQKFFSEDNIEKNEEEYMESLLCSIDTPTKLSLTQSICLSISTWCDNKLQDYHLNFSQNPDLFRMTLMLAFTVEHFCTDEHVENTLADSEAQGTKMDFKKLTNYVRRSIQAACQRAASTMDIDSELGRTYPLAQLANKLRLITERELNVFCPVLRQWDPTAGRDSAIILHQYFGERLKPFLEGITSLSEEVRSVLPAADMLNRNLTQLLSSTYNTNGVGYSQQLQHYQIGEVCKPLVLDWIIDQQAHILEWAGRAFELEDWEPLSHQQRQAASAVEVFRITEETVDQLFGLNLPMDKTHLQALLSVIFHTLDMYLVKVVNLLVEKHHLYPATPPLTRYEETILQVMKKKLVSNMHIEVEITDKLNRLTISKLCVILNTLQYMQRQIGALEDGIKNSWALVQPSEYKQFCTSEDSKLTDEESIRELFAATFDCIKDTASIAIKKFREFTGAKVVFWDLRDSFLFHLYSGSVEGAGMDSVLHYFDTVLNQVCGLIDESTRDPIVLSIFKASLEGFVWVLLDGGPSRAFSLSDITVMEDDLKILKDFFIADGEGLPRSLAEKEASFAHQVLNLFTLQTESLVQMLMTASKHIAVIKDREKHRNGYQGDAHTFIRVLCHKKDREASKFLKRQYELPASSEYEDPTSDKSQFATDLLKRSASVRWSGSGQGNLNSFKQKLQRATSEIRHTAW, from the exons ATGGACGTTTCTTTGCTGCACCAGTATCGTCGCGATCGTCGCCGTCTTCTGAGTTTCTTACTGTCTTCGGGTATAATCAAGGAAATCCGGACCTCAACCGGCATCGTTACCTCTATATCGGACGCCGATCTCGATTTCCTCAGCACGGACTATGTGCTTGATTGCATCAAATCCG gCGCTGTGCTCGATGTTTCGACCGCAATTGAGAAGTTCCATGAAGCATCTGCATACCCGGTGATG ATACATTCCAAGTTGGGGGATTCTTATTTCCTTTTATCCGATCCAAGTTCAGCTGGATCTCCTCCGCGGAGAACACCCCCTCCTGTGATGGTAAGCAATACTAATCATCATGTATCACGTTCAGCTAGTGCACTACATACTTCCTCTCCCCAAGCAGCCGATGTACGGATTGAGGTCAACAATGTCAAAGATGTAGGGCCTGCAACTCCGTCTTTGAATTCATCAAAAAACATAAGCATTCGCCCAATAGGATTACCACCAATAACTGCAG GATTGTCGGATGATGGCGTGCAAGAACTCGCATATGAGATATTGCTTACATCTCTAACATTTTCTGG GATTGAAGTTTACAAATCAGATTATAAGAGGAAGGATAAGAGTTCCAAGTTCCTCAGGGGATCTAAGAGTAAAAGGGAAAGGGATATTCAGGAATGTCCTCCAGACAGACATTCAAAACTTTTAGATACCATTCGTTCTCAAATGCAG ATCTCAGAAGCATTTGATTTATGTATTCGGCGGAGGCTGATGCAGATTGCTTCATTGAGAAGTTGTGAAGGGATCGACATCCCTTCTGTTCTCTTGGGACTTCTGAATGGAATTTATGTAACTTATTTTCCCAGTGAGAAGTCATATATGCAGTGGAAGAATAGACAA GTTCAAGTTCTAGAAGAGCTCTTGTCCTTCGCCAATGACAAAATCAAACAACGAGAAATGAGAACCTTATTTGCTAGAATATATTCAATG GAATGGGATTCCACAATGTCCCCGTCAGAACGTACAGAAGTCCTATCAGCCGTTGAACGAGTAGTTTCAGCACTTTCATCTATTCCTCCTAGATTTGGTATCCCAGATGAGAGCTATTATTGGAGTTCTGGATATCATGTGAACATTAGGCTTTACGAGAAGCTATTGTTTGGCTTATTTGATATTCTGGAAGAAGGACAGCTTATAGAG GAAGCTGATGATGTCTTAAAGCTTATAAAGTCAACTTGGTCCATCTTAGGCATTAATCAGCAATTGCATTATGCGTTATTTGGATGGGTCCTCTTCCAGCAG TTTGTTGGAACAAATGAACCAGTCCTACTAGATTATGCTCTAGTTCAACTGCAGAAGTTCTTTTCTGAAGACAACATTGAAAAAAACGAAGAAGAATATATGGAGAGTTTATTGTGCTCTATTGACACTCCAACAAAATTAAGTCTGACTCAGTCCATCTGTTTGTCAATCAGCACCTGGTGTGACAATAAACTGCAGGATTATCATCTAAATTTTAGTCAG AATCCTGACTTGTTCAGAATGACGCTGATGTTAGCATTTACAGTTGAACATTTTTGCACTGATGAACATGTTGAAAACACG CTAGCAGATTCTGAAGCTCAGGGAACAAAGATGGACTTTAAAAAGCTCACAAACTATGTCAGGAGATCCATCCAAGCAGCTTGTCAAAGG GCTGCATCTACTATGGACATAGATTCTGAGCTAGGAAGGACATATCCTTTGGCTCAACTTGCAAATAAACTAAGGTTGATCACAGAGAGGGAGCTTAATGTATTTTGTCCAGTGCTACGACAATGGGATCCCACAGCTGGGAGGGACTCCGCCATTATTTTGCATCAGTATTTTGGAGAAAGACTG AAACCATTTTTGGAGGGAATTACAAGCCTTTCTGAAGAGGTTAGATCAGTGCTTCCTGCTGCTGATATGTTGAATCGTAACCTTACTCAACTTCTTTCCTCTACATACAACACAAATGGAGTAGGGTACAGCCAACAACTCCAGCATTACCAG ATTGGAGAAGTTTGTAAGCCACTCGTACTTGATTGGATTATCGATCAGCAAGCACACATCTTAGAATGGGCTGGGAGAGCTTTTGAACTTGAG GACTGGGAGCCTTTATCACATCAGCAAAGACAAGCAGCTTCAGCAGTTGAAGTTTTTAGGATCACAGAGGAG ACAGTAGATCAATTGTTTGGGTTGAATCTGCCGATGGATAAAACACATCTACAAGCTCTGCTCTCTGTAATCTTCCACACCTTGGACATGTATCTTGTGAAAGTTGTTAACCTGCTAG TTGAGAAGCACCATCTTTACCCAGCCACTCCTCCATTGACACGCTATGAGGAGACAATTCTTCAAGTAATGAAGAAAAAGTTAGTGAGCAATATGCATATTGAAGTGGAAATCACTGATAAGTTGAATCGGCTAACAATTTCCAAGCTCTGTGTCATACTGAACACTCTTCAA TATATGCAAAGGCAAATTGGCGCACTAGAAGATGGTATTAAGAATTCCTGGGCACTTGTTCAACCATCTGAGTATAAACAATTCT GCACTTCAGAGGACTCAAAGCTTACAGATGAAGAGTCCATTAGAGAGTTATTTGCTGCCACATTTGACTGCATCAAGGATACAGCTAGCATTGCCATTAAAAAATTCCGCGAGTTCACTG GAGCCAAAGTTGTATTTTGGGATTTGAGAGACTCTTTCCTCTTTCATTTATACTCTGGCAGTGTAGAAGGTGCTGGCATGGATAGTGTTCTTCATTATTTTGATACT GTCCTCAATCAGGTTTGTGGTTTGATAGATGAAAGCACCAGAGACCCAATTGTTTTAAGCATTTTTAAAGCATCACTG GAAGGCTTTGTCTGGGTTTTGCTAGACGGGGGCCCTTCACGTGCATTTTCACTTTCAGATATCACTGTCATGGAAGATGACCTAAAGATACTAAAG GACTTTTTTATCGCTGATGGAGAAGGCCTTCCTCGTTCATTAGCTGAAAAGGAAGCAAGTTTTGCTCATCAAGTATTGAATCTGTTTACCCTTCAG ACTGAGTCTCTGGTGCAAATGTTGATGACTGCAAGCAAACACATTGCAGTGATTAAGGATCGTGAGAAGCATAGGAATGGTTACCAGGGAGATGCGCACACCTTTATTAGAGTTTTATGTCATAAGAAAGATAGGGAAGCATCCAAGTTCTTGAAAAGACAATACGAGCTTCCTGCTTCTTCAG AATATGAAGACCCCACTTCGGATAAGTCCCAGTTTGCTACGGATCTTCTGAAACGAAGTGCGTCAGTCCGATGGTCAGGAAGTGGGCAGGGCAACTTGAACTCATTTAAGCAGAAGTTGCAAAGGGCCACTTCAGAGATAAGGCATACTGCTTGGTGA